The sequence below is a genomic window from Micromonospora aurantiaca ATCC 27029.
CCTGCGCGCGGCACCGACCCTCGCCGACCTCGAACGTGACGTGACCGACCGGGTTACCGGCCGGTACCTCATCGGCCATCACGTGGCCGTCGACTGGCGTCTGCTGCGGCGACAGCTACCCCGCCTGCGCCCAGCCGGCCTCCTGGACACCCTGCGCCTGTCGCGCGCAATCGCCGCCGGCGCCGGGCACAGCCTGACCACCGTCATCGACCGGCTCGGCCTGACAACCCGCGTCGACACGGCCGCGGCCGGTAGCCGGCCGCACCGGGCTTTATGGGACGCCACCGCAGCCGCCCTCCTGCTGCCAGAACTCGCCGCCCGGCTGTGGGACACACCACCGTCCCTGGCACAGCTCATCCGGCGAGCCGGAATCCCGGTAACTCCCGGCACCCGCCACACCGACGTACAGCCTCGCCTGTTCTAACCGGGCACCGACACCCGGGCGGGCCGCCGACGCGGTCGACCACCGCAGCGACCTACGCCGGTCAAAGGCCAGCCCCTCGACCCGGCACGGAAGTCGGACCAGATCCGCACCCCGATCAATTGAAACCGCCCGGCCCACGCCATCGTCCATTCCGGAAGGAGTACCTGTGACCATCACCGAT
It includes:
- a CDS encoding 3'-5' exonuclease gives rise to the protein MSDTATCWTNAALVGVDLEGTGGQDRDEEAILEIALVPLHHGTPQPDAALATLVNPARPLDYRTRLPPGVSRAALRAAPTLADLERDVTDRVTGRYLIGHHVAVDWRLLRRQLPRLRPAGLLDTLRLSRAIAAGAGHSLTTVIDRLGLTTRVDTAAAGSRPHRALWDATAAALLLPELAARLWDTPPSLAQLIRRAGIPVTPGTRHTDVQPRLF